TCAGGGTCTCTGTCTCAGTGCCTCCCAGGCTGGCTGAGCTAGGTCTTGTGAAACCAGCCACACGGCTTGCATGATTGTCCAAACAGGACAAGCTGGATTATCCTCTTCTTCATGTGTTATAGAAAATCTTTCCTCACCAATCTGATCGTAGCTGTCCTCCAAGACCAGCTGAGGCCAAGCAGAACCAAAgcacttttttccccttctattccattttctcccttactttcctctcttcccttttctaaGCTCGCTCCTGCCCATTCTGCTACCAGGGGCAGGGAAAGCTTGTGAACAACTCAGGATGAGAAAAAACAatggggtgtgggggggagaaATGCTCTAAAATTAGCATATAAGCCTTTCCCCAAGCCCTGCTGTCTCCAAACAAACTGTTCTTTCTGGATATTTTTCATTCCATAAGTCTAAGCTAATATTTTGGCAGGAAGTGTGCACCCAGCTAGACAAGAGAACAATAGCCTGTTTGATATGAGATTAAATagtctgaaaaaatatttcaatacttTGCCATTGATGGTCTatttaattcagcaaatatttatttatgtgcctAAGGGGTAGGCTGTGTGATCCCAGAAGAGATGAATACAGGAGTGCAGAGCATGCTGAGGAGCTGGGTGGTTGCCCATCTAATTGTGTAATAATCAGATAAAATCAAGAGCTCTGAGGGTTCAGGGAAGGGAGGACTTAAATGTAAGCAGGATCAACTACGAAGGCTTCTGATACAAGGTggatatgtatacacacatatatatatatatatgaattcatatatacatatatttatatttattaaatgggtATTTATGTAGTAAGTGTATATTACTACATAACAGCAATATATTGTATAGTAGTTTAGTTTCAACTGAGGGAATAAactcagttttttgtttgtttgttttttggcaccggggattgaacttTAACCACCGAGCcagatcctcagcccttttttatattttattagagtctcactgagtagcttagggccttgataagttgctgaggctggcaatgaactcatgatcctcctgcctcagcctcctgagtcactaggatgaTAGGTATGTGCCAATGTGCCCAGCTACACTCAGTTTTAATTGAGGAATAAACTCACAAAGATCGTAAACAAAACCTTAAAATCTCTGGATTTAGTATCAAACACtccagggtttttgttttgttgtgtgttagagtctgtaaacaagtcaagatggcgcctggcattttgcagagggagtggtttgtgaagtaacaccagcaagccattaagtgtggagattccttattggttgactgctgtatccagtttatgttaattaagataagttgtgtgtaatgtatatatacccctcctgtcctacaataaatggctcccactcctgctgtatcattctacacaagttcctcgtcaccccctggttattttgctgcagccggactgcggcagttgtgtttttttaatttttttttttagtgttgaggattgaatttgggctctcgaccactgagttacatttccagccctttttattttgtgataggatCTTATTAATTTGCACAGGCTGTTTTTgatcttgtgattctcctacctcaggctcccaagtaggtgggattGAAGGTGAATGCCACTATGCTTGGGAAGTGTTTTAATTCTACCTCCAACACTTATTCACTTATGTGAATTTGATTATTATTCacttaactattattattatttgtagtatAATCACTGTGATTATTAgtgattatttttgttgttgttacataATAATATCACTCCATGGAGTTCCAAAGAAAAGATTCTCAATTTCAGGAGAAGATAGTAGTTGGGAAAAGGAAACTAGTTATAAAATAGACtgtcaacagaaaatagactaaagtaaagaaggaaaagtacTATGTTTACATGTTTTCAATCATGGAGCATTGTTTATAAAGATAAAgtataaattacaaattaaaggTGGAAGATTATCataaatagttatttttccttgtgtaaattgtggaaaataataaatttcttccCAAGGTGTTGGAATGAGGGTTAAATGGGTTAAATGCAGGCAGAGACCTTGGAGCAGTATCTGTCATACAGATATTAAGACTTCTATAATTAATACTATCAATCATAAGACGCAGAAAATTTCAGAGACTCTTTAGTGAATCTATACTTTGAAGTGGAATGAGAAAGACACAGAACAGTGGACTTCTACTTCATAGTTTTctcttttggattttaaaaaactcagtaaaattttaagtactatgCTGTCAGACACATCCAAatcataatttgtatttttatcatgTGAGTATGTAGAAGAATTCAACCTTCGAGTTCATGGACTTTGGATTGAGAAACATAAAAGGATAAACTGATTTTGACTTTTACTTCTTAGATAAACTTTCCCAATAGTAAACTCACCTaatctcaattttcttatctatgaAGCAGGCAGAATAGCACTTATCTCACTGGATTAAACACTATAGTAAAATAGACCGATCTAGCGTGTATCTTACTTGAGTACATTCTCAGtatatattagtttttctttttgcgatgctggggatcaaacccagcacgccaggcaagcaatctacccctgagctacatccccagcccagttttctatttttatattgttctatCATCCTTTCCtataattttatttgagtttccttgcctttttttttttctttaatcaccAAGTGAATTCAAGCTGACTTCAATGGAGAACAACACAGAAGTGACAGAGTTCATCCTCTTAGGATTAACAGATGACCCCAAGCTTCAGGTGCTGCTCCTCTTGGTATTTTTATCCATCTACCTCATCACTCTGGTTGGGAATGGAGGTATGATGGTGATCATCCTCTTAGACTCCCGTCtccacactcccatgtacttcttcctcagtaACCTCTCCTTTGTAGATCTGAGTTACTCATCAGCTGTGGCTCCCAAGATGGTGGCTGCAATACACACAGGGAACAAGGTCATCTCCTATAATGGATGCGCCGCTCAGTTCTTCTTCTTTGTGGGTTTTGCCACTGTAGAGTGCTACCTCCTGGCCTCCATGGCCTATGACGGCTATGCAGCAGTGTGTAGGCCTCTTCAATACACCACCACCATGACAGCGGGTGTGTGCACACTCTTGACTCTTGGTTCCTACGTCTGTGGCTTCCTCAATGCCTCCATCCACACAGCAGACACCTTCAGTCTCTCCTTCTGTGGGCCTCGtgaaattaatcatttttttctgcgACAAGCCCCCGCTCCTGGCTCTCGGGTGCTCTGACACACACACCAGCCAGTTGGATGTCTTAATTGTTGTGGGTTTCAATGTCCTGTTCACCCTGCTGGTCATCCTCGTCTCTTACCTCTTCATCTACGTGGCCATTCGAAACATGCGTTCTTCTGAAGGACggaagaaggccttctccacctgtgcttcCCACCTCACCGCGGTCTCCATCTTCTACGGCACCATCATCTTCATGTACTTACAGCCCACCTCTGACCAGTTCATGGACACAGACAAAGTCGCCTCTGTGTTCTACTCTGTAGTGATTCCCATGTTGAACCCCTtgatctacagcctgaggaacaaagAAGTGAAAAGGGCACTCTGGAAAATATTCAGCAAAATGGATCCCCAGTCTTGAAGTGTGAGCAGGAAGAAGTCAGGAAACTAAGGGATAAACCGTCTCTCAGACCCAAATGCCTTCATGGCTTTTGAGGTCTGGGCGATTTCAGTTCTTTCTTCCCCAAGAACAGTGGTAATTTCCTCAATGAAGAGAAGTTGTAAAAAGCAGCACCTCAAAATGTCTCGTTCAGGAAGATAACCTTAGGTTTAGAGAACAACTACATGGGACATTCAGACCCTTCCTCGTTAGCTTCTTGATGTGGTTTAAAGCAGAAGATTAAAGGCTATAGCTGAATGTACTGAATTTCATCTCCCTATTTTTAACTGTAAGATAATTTCCATTCACTATTAAATTTGGAATAAGGGTCATATTTGTAATATTTGTCAACAACAATGCACAGTATTGTGTTTTGAAATTCTTTGGCCTATGTATTtgaaagttagtttctttttttaaattaatgattatttcaattatatatatttatggattATCATGTGATAATTTAATACACTTAAACAATATGTAAAGATCAAATTAGGATAATTAGCACTTCCATTTCCTTAAActatttttttggtaaaatttctGATTAATATGTAATTGTTTAATGTGGACAAAAGATGCTTCAGtgattatgttatttatttatttttatggtaccaggggttgaacccagagacactgtATCCCCACACctttgtaatttttcattttgagatagggttttccTAAGTTTCTAAAACTGACCTCAAAattatggtcctcctgcctcagcctcctgagttactaggattacagttATGTGCCCCGCTTCAGTGGCTTTAAGGTTTCAGCAAAGGTGGCAATTTCAAGGAGAGGGCACTGGACCAAAAAAGACAGATGATCTGGGGTTAAATCCTTCCACACTTCAGCCCCACTTACATTTCCACTCTCTCACTGGTTCTGTGCCACTCTATCCTACATCTCCTTCAACTGAAGTTCTGAGGTCACTCTGGTAAATcactattattatattatatcattatgttattatataataataattattattatttaaaaacaaactgcCTTTTATATGGAAGGATGAAGCAGTTTCAGTAGATGGATTACTTATAATTTAACCTGAAGAAACATACCTTTCTTCAGAGAACTTGTGCTCTGTTCTACGCATTTGGTTTCAGTCTAGCTTAATTACCAAAGCTCGAAAAAGATTTGGAGAATAAAAGCAGTTTTTCCAAGGGCTGTGAAAGAAGATATTTGTCTTCTGAATTAAATTATTACATTTCTCATTACCTTTAAGTTCGATAAGTCTATTATGGATACACATAATAGTTTTCTAGGCCCTCTTtgcttttacttattattttaagtaattcATCTCACTTTTGGATTCCTGTTGCCTTCTGATGCTCTGTAATTAGGTGCTATCAGAATGTTAAAAAATCTGCCCGGAAAAACAATCTGCCTGGAAACTTACTTCTTAAGATGGGTAATGTGATAATGCACAGTGCTAGTCCACCTTTAGGTCTTGTTTCATGTGCTAAATGGTGtgagcaaatgtgtgtgtgtgggtagaGAGTGATTCATTTTGCTTCTCACATATCAACTGCTTGATGGTGTTTTTAGCTATAATTAATCTAAGTCTCCATGCAGTTCAGGACttcaatgcaaaaagaaaaacaaaaactctcccaaagcaaacaaattaattttttagtttaaatgTGAAGTCCAGAAATCGTCCTTGTCTAAATCAGCTGGCTTAGAAGATCAACTTAGTTTTGAGACTCTCGGACACTGTCATTCACAGAGCAGACTCTTTCTGAGGAGGGTAAATCATAGGTTGAGTagagaaaggaacaaagaaggaCTTTTGGAACAGGAGGCCAACCTGTAGGAAAAGTTTTCCCTGACACATGGCCACCATCACCTGGAAAGATCAGGAGCTTCCGACTCCATGGTCCGGACAACCTGTAGCTGCCTCgtctctcctgcctcccctcttcTTTAGCAGGTAGCCTCATGCAGCAGCA
This portion of the Ictidomys tridecemlineatus isolate mIctTri1 chromosome 4, mIctTri1.hap1, whole genome shotgun sequence genome encodes:
- the Or5b21 gene encoding LOW QUALITY PROTEIN: olfactory receptor 5B21 (The sequence of the model RefSeq protein was modified relative to this genomic sequence to represent the inferred CDS: deleted 1 base in 1 codon) yields the protein MENNTEVTEFILLGLTDDPKLQVLLLLVFLSIYLITLVGNGGMMVIILLDSRLHTPMYFFLSNLSFVDLSYSSAVAPKMVAAIHTGNKVISYNGCAAQFFFFVGFATVECYLLASMAYDGYAAVCRPLQYTTTMTAGVCTLLTLGSYVCGFLNASIHTADTFSLSFCGPREINHFFCDKPPLLALGCSDTHTSQLDVLIVVGFNVLFTLLVILVSYLFIYVAIRNMRSSEGRKKAFSTCASHLTAVSIFYGTIIFMYLQPTSDQFMDTDKVASVFYSVVIPMLNPLIYSLRNKEVKRALWKIFSKMDPQS